In Lysinibacillus sp. 2017, the DNA window GTAAAATCTTTGTAACGCTTTGTTACGTTTGTTAGTTGTAAAACCATCCTAAATCCCTCCTATACTTCAAATAATGTCAGTTTCTTTTTTAACTTTCTTCGACGCAGCCATAAGCCAACTGTTGGAATGAGCAACACAGCAGAAAGACCTGAATTCACGCCTGATAAAAAGCTATTCATACGAAGCCCTGAATCTGTAAAGCTTAGGCCACCGTTTGCAAATGCAGAAATTGCATTCAAAAAAATAACCGTTCCATACAGCGTCAGCATCCGGTTAATATACGATAATTTTGACGTGGCATCAGAATACAGCTCAAACGGTCCTAAATTGCGATGCTGGCGGAAATACACCCAGTGCAATCTTTTAAACACTTTTTCAGCGCCCGTACTTTCCACAAATTCAATATATTCTTTTGCCGCTTTGCCGAACCCAAAATTATCTAATAAATCACAGCGATATGTATACTCATCTGGCTCGCCTTTTTCAAATGTGTAAAAGCGGTAATTATAATTCGTTAAATGCCAGCCCTTTGCACTCATATCATTAATCCATTTTTCTTCTTTTGCATCATGGAAGAAAACTTTGTACTTTTTCATTTCCGTCATCCCTTTCCATACAGCGAAAGTATTTTTTCCCCGTTTTCATGGAGTTCTTGTAAGCGGCGAACTTCCATTCCAACGACTTCTTTCCCTAAATCAGTAATGACATACTCTTTTTTACGTCCTTCACCGTCTAAAGTTTCAATATATTTTTTTTCTTGCAAATTTTTTAGTGCACCGTATGTAGTACCTGCGCCTAATTTTACGCGGCCGTTGCTCCATTCGTCGGCGAGCTGCATAATGCCGTAACCATGTCGCGGCTCAAAAAGTGCTAATAATATATAATAAACCCCTTCAGTAAGCGGTTGTTGCATGTCATCACTCCTTATATCGTACACCGATATATCATCCGTTGATACAAATTGTATCGGAAGCCGATATAGATGTCAATTGTAAATTTTCTAAAAACTTAACAACAAAAAAGACCAACTGTTTTGAACAAGGCTGGCTCAAAAAAGTTGGTTATTCATTTTAGTTTGACTTTCATAATATAGATGGATTATTTAGGAATGCGTATATGACACTAGTCAGTACTATGGTTTTTGGGGTGACCTAAACTCTAAATCATTGAACTATTATAGTTCTACATTTATTTCAATTTTTTCAAATATTATCTTACATAAAAAAATTAAAACGAAAGCATATACTTTCGTAAACTACAAACACTAGTAATGGTGTCATACACCTACTACGATGATGGAGGGACTTTTATGAACAATATTCGTGAAGGTTTAATTCCGACTGTACTTGGATCAGCTGTTACTGCCGCTGGATATGCCATGAAACAAAAAATTGGTACGAATAAAATGGTTGCCAATACGATTTTTGGTTTCGGCTTAGCCCATATAGTATTGGGTGCAATTGACCTTGTAGAACATCGTAAGTAACAAAAGCAGTTAGACTGTTTTGGGAGAAGCTGACACAAAGAAGCATTTCATCATAATTCTTTGCGGTCAGCTTTTTTCTTTGTGAAAGTATTAAAAAAGCGATTTCCTTTAGAAAGAGAATGTTTTTTCATTCAATTTTGGTATTTAGCACCCTAAGTTCAATTTATGTGTTACCTAACTTTTATTTGGAAACGTTATTTTGTATGAAGATGTATTACTAATTTTTCGTTTTTTGTATCAATGTATAAATAATATTCATAAGAAAAAGCAACAAACTCTGTCTCATCAGTGTTTGTTGCTTTTCTTTACGTAACCAAACTTTGATTTGGGAACGTTATTTGGTTAATTTATGTATACGCTATGAATACTTGTTCCGCTAAAGCCCCGTTAGTTTAAGTGCAATCATTCCAAATTGTAGCTACATAACCACCAGGACCCATACCGATAATTAATTAGCGAGTACAATTTTCCTGCAGCTTGCTCCTTTATAGATTGATATTTTCATAACCACCCCAAATGGTTTTGGGACATGCTCCTAGTCTTATTTATTATTTTCTCTTTTTAACTCTTTTTCAATTTCTTTCTCTAACTCTATTTCGATGTCTTCATTACTAAATTTAGTTGTTCTTTCTTCAATCTTATACTTCCGTTTAATTAAAAGGCCAAGTTCCGAATAATTAATACCATGCTTTACTGCTAAAAATACAACAACATAAAGAAAAAAGCCTAAAAATATAAATGATAATATTTCCATGAAATGCTCCGAAAGCGTGGGATACATTGTTATAATTAACGTTGTAATCTGCATTCTTTCTAACGCTACTCCTTTAATTCAGTTATTAATAATGACAGGATTAATATTCATTACACAGTCTCCATTTAGCCATAATTTGTTAGTTGTAGTATAACATTCTTTGGATGTTAAATAGATTTCAAGGAGGATATCAAAATGAGAAGTGAAGATTATCATTCTTTAAGACAACTGTTTAGCGAGAAAATTAAAGGTAATTCTAATAAGCAATCCACTTTCTTGATTGGGATAGATGGTTGCGGAGGTTCTGGAAAAAGTACATTTGCTGATAAAATAAAAGAGAATTTTTCAGATGTAACCATTGTTCATATGGATGATTTTTATCTTCCCTCCTCTCTAATTATGAATTTAGAACCTACTAAAAAGCCTATTGGTGCTGATTTTGATTGGATACGATTATTAAATCAGGTCTTAGAACCTCTAACGCAAGATAGCGTGGGATGTTACCAAAGATATGATTGGGAAACGGATAGCTTAGCTAAATGGCATACTGTTCCAATTGGTGGCATTGTAATAATCGAAGGTGTGTATACCATTCGAAAAGAACTGGCTGACAAATATGATTTGAAAATATGGGTTAATTCCCCAAGAAATATTCGACTTTCAAGAGGCTTAGAAAGAGACGGAGAAGAAGCTCGTGAAATGTGGGAAAGTAATTGGATGGTTTCAGAAGATATGTATGTTGCAGAGCATAAACCATTTGAAAGAGCGGACCTAATCGTGAGTGGGGTTAAATAAAGCCTTCTTCAACTAATTGCTTAGTAATAGCAATTCCCCCACTACACTATGCTTCAAATAAAAAAAGACCTAGCAAGTTTTTACTCACTAAGTCTTGATGGAACAAATTATTTTGCGTAGTAATCGACAATGCCTTTATAAATAGCTTGTGCATAAATTTCTACGTATTTATCATTAACTAACTTTTGACGATCTTCTGTATTTGAAATAAAGCCAAGCTCTACTAATACGGATGGGATAATCATATTTTTAATAACGTAAAATGGTCCTTCTTTAACACCACGATTTGTCATGTTGGCGTTGGTCACGATTTCACTATTAATATATTTCGCTAATTTTTGATCTTCTTCGTATTGGTCGCCTGTTGAAACGTTGTAATACGTCTCAGTCCCTTTTGCACTTGAAGATGTCGCTGAGTTTACGTGAACACTCACATAAATTTCACCAAAGTTATTTTTCGTGAAGGCTACACGTTGTTCTAATGTTGGGTACGTATCACCTGTACGCGTCATATAAACTTTAGCGCCTGCAGCTTCTAGTTTTTGTCTCACTAGAGAACCTACTTTTAAGACAATGGCTTTTTTCAGTTTCACCTGAACTAACCGCGCCTGGGTCTTTCCCGCCATGACCTGGATCTAAAATGATAATGCGGTTTTTAACAGAACTGCCTGATTGGTTGATTAGCTTAATATATGATTTATTAACATAACCCGTTACGCCACCAACTGATACATTTGCCCAGTAACCTGAAATCGAATGTACCGTAAGCATTGTACCTTTAGATAATGATTTCAGAACTTTACCATTCGTTGTGGCAGAATCACGCATATTTAATCCGCCAACTGTTACTTTAGCAGTCGTAGACGTTACCGTGCCTGAATTACCATTCGTATCAGATGGTGCTGATGGTGTTGTAGATGAGTGAACATCCGTTGTGCTAGATTTAATAATATAGCCAGGTAAGCCATTAACTATTGTTAAATAGTAGCCACTAATTTCTTTATAAACGGAAAGCTTTGTCCCCGTTGTGATCGAGCCTATTTTTTTTGATGAAGAAGATGTCTTATAATACAAATTTAACGTTTCATTGGCTGTTACGGATTTCGTCGCCGCACCAATTGCGTTACCATCTTGTTCAAGGAATTTGGCATATGATTTATTAATATACGCATATTGCCCTTGATACGAAACTTTTAACCAGCTTCCTTCAATTGCATAAACAGATAGTTTACCACCTGTATTTACTTTACCTAAAATTGTACTCGTTGCATTCGGTGCCGTGCGTAAATTTAACGCATCGGTTGTTACCAGCTATTAAACCAATAACTTGATTTGTATCTACTTTTTTCGGCTTGTTGTGGAAGTGGTAAACCGGTATTTATCACTTTTCGAACGTGCCACGAATGAAGCAAACTCTGCACGTGTTACAGAACTTTTAGGTGAATAATTTCCAAGATAGCCTTGTGCAATGCCACTATAATATAAAGCCTTAATATAAGGAGCATATGTATTAGAAGAACTTATATCTTTGAAAGGCATTTCATAATCCTTAAAATTGTCTGGATTGATAGTAAATGCTTTCGTTAAAACATAACTCATTTCCTCACGAGTTAACGCTTCATTTGGGTAAAAACTTCCCTGAAGTCGTTTTGAAAATATCCTAGCGTTCTCGCACGCTCTACATAGGTAGAAAATTCAGTGCCTGCTTTTAAATCAGTGTATGAAGATTGGCTTACAGTTAGTGGTTTACCACCTGCAGAAATAACAACCATTTTTGCAGCTTGTCCACGTGTAACACTTTGCTTTGGCAAATAAAAAGATTTGCCATTAATAAGAGCTCCTTGAATTGCACCTAAATCAATTAAGTACTGGATCTCATCGTAAGTGGCATCGGTTGTCGCAACATCTTCAAATACAACTTTTGCTGATGTCGGTGAAACAGCGATCGTACAAGCGAGGAAAATCGCAACAACCAATGTAATCAATTTTTGATTCATTGTTCTCTATTCCTTTCTTTAACTGTCTCATATAATATTGTATAAAAGTAATTGGAAAATATATATAGGTAATTGGGGTTGTAACATCAAATTTCTGTTACAGTCTAGTTACAAAATCATTACATTCGGTTTATTTTACACCATTTCGGGAATATTAATAGATTGCATGAAAAAAATTCCGTTATACCTTACTAGTGAAGGGCAACGGAATTTTATTTTTGAATTAGCCTTTACTACATATGATTTACTTCAATAACTCTAATGCAAAGTTGTACTCGACATATGTTTTGCCGTATTCAAGTAATGCTGGAGCCACTTCAAATTGGCGGAGTGATTTATTGTAACCATATGCTTTTTCACCTCGCGTAATCGTGTAGGAAGGTACCCCTTTTGATAGGATAGCCCCTTTCGCAGTTGATTCCACTTTATAGCCTAATGCTTCTGAAACTTTGCGTAATGGTACCATTTTTTTGCCTTTTACTTCATAAAAATCCTTGCCGATAATTGCATCGATTTTTGCAGCTGCATTTGTTTCCGTTTCTTCGGTTTCTGGTATTTCTTCAACTAATTGATCTTCGTATTTCGGGAATACAACAACTTTCGATGGTGTCGTTTGTGCTGGAATGCTAAATGTTGCTGGACCATAGAAAACGATCGCATTTTGTTTTGTTACTTCATCTTTAGGTACTTCTAAGCCGTTCGCATTCACAATGAGTGTATGTTCGCTAAAATTCAATTTCAATTGATTGTCTTCACTCACAAAATTTTTATCGAAGGTTCCTACTTTCACAAAATCAGGATCTTCCTCTTCCCCCACAATGACAACTGCTGGATTGTAACGCGGTGGATAAATTAAAATCATCGGCTGATTGGCATACACATAAATTGTCACCGTATTGCCTTCCTTTAATTCCACAGGTTTGCCCTTCTTGTCTAAAACAATAGTAGAATCACTGACAATAAATTGGAATGGATTTTCTTCATCTTCAATGGTATACATCATTGAAGCGCCAAAAGAAGCAATGCTTGTAATTTTACCAGTCGTTTGGTTGAAGGTTGATTGGTGTTGCACTTCTTGTGTCACCTCTTTTGAATCTGGTTGCTCCGCTGCTACTGAAACTGTGCCTAATAAAAGTGCTGATAACGCTAATGGTGCGATTTTTTTCATTTTCATTTTATTCAGTCCTTTCAATCTTTTCATAACATTAGTTGCATGAGCTTCCAAAAGGTTACACTATTTTTTCATTTATTGTGTAATTATATAAATATGTCCTAAATAATGAATTCCCCGCATTGAGGGGTGTATTGTTGCTTTAGGTAAAGAATGTTATTCCACAATCTGAAATTGTGGAATAAAAAGGATATAAAAAGTTACATCTCGAATATAAACTTATATTATTAAATTTCAGGTGAAGGGAGAAAGATATGTTAGTATTTCTACTCTTTTATTTATTAGTAATCCCAATTACAGTCTTATTGCATGAAATAGGGCATGGACTTGGAGTAATCATTTCCTCAAAATCTAACGCACATATTTATCTAGGTAATACAAATGAAAAAAACAGAGAAAATTTTAGATTAGGAAGACTTCATTTTCATATCATTTGGTCATATGTAGGTTATTGTTCATGGGAAAAAGGATTAAATAAACAACAATCTATTATTTCTCTAATAGGTGGTCCAGCAATGTCATTGCTAATTACCCTATTATGTTTATTCTTTACTTTTTATACTTCTCTCGGGGATTTACGTTCACTCCTATGGTCGACAGCAATTTTAAACTTTGTCAATTTTATTTCCACTATTATACCTATTACATATCCTAGGTGGATGCCAGGATATAGCGGACATCCATCTGATGGTTTACAGCTGCTACGATTGTTAAGAAATTAGAATTCATGCCCCTTATTAAGCTAACAGGAGCATTAATAAAAAAGTCATAAGTATTTTTGCATTTCATTCGCATCATTACTACTCAACAATCTGGTCGCGATTGTGGAAGAAGGACACTTTTCTTTTTTCTTAGCAACAATCTTTGAGAAAAGAGCTTTAAGTAAAGTAAAGAAGACCAAAATTTAAAAAAACATCCATTATCTCAATAAAAATTTTTAATGGATGTTTTTTAGTTTTATT includes these proteins:
- a CDS encoding uridine kinase; this translates as MRSEDYHSLRQLFSEKIKGNSNKQSTFLIGIDGCGGSGKSTFADKIKENFSDVTIVHMDDFYLPSSLIMNLEPTKKPIGADFDWIRLLNQVLEPLTQDSVGCYQRYDWETDSLAKWHTVPIGGIVIIEGVYTIRKELADKYDLKIWVNSPRNIRLSRGLERDGEEAREMWESNWMVSEDMYVAEHKPFERADLIVSGVK
- a CDS encoding SH3 domain-containing protein; the protein is MYYKTSSSSKKIGSITTGTKLSVYKEISGYYLTIVNGLPGYIIKSSTTDVHSSTTPSAPSDTNGNSGTVTSTTAKVTVGGLNMRDSATTNGKVLKSLSKGTMLTVHSISGYWANVSVGGVTGYVNKSYIKLINQSGSSVKNRIIILDPGHGGKDPGAVSSGETEKSHCLKSRFSSETKTRSCRR
- a CDS encoding S-layer homology domain-containing protein; this encodes MNQKLITLVVAIFLACTIAVSPTSAKVVFEDVATTDATYDEIQYLIDLGAIQGALINGKSFYLPKQSVTRGQAAKMVVISAGGKPLTVSQSSYTDLKAGTEFSTYVERARTLGYFQNDFREVFTQMKR
- a CDS encoding PadR family transcriptional regulator — encoded protein: MQQPLTEGVYYILLALFEPRHGYGIMQLADEWSNGRVKLGAGTTYGALKNLQEKKYIETLDGEGRKKEYVITDLGKEVVGMEVRRLQELHENGEKILSLYGKG
- a CDS encoding stalk domain-containing protein, which encodes MKMKKIAPLALSALLLGTVSVAAEQPDSKEVTQEVQHQSTFNQTTGKITSIASFGASMMYTIEDEENPFQFIVSDSTIVLDKKGKPVELKEGNTVTIYVYANQPMILIYPPRYNPAVVIVGEEEDPDFVKVGTFDKNFVSEDNQLKLNFSEHTLIVNANGLEVPKDEVTKQNAIVFYGPATFSIPAQTTPSKVVVFPKYEDQLVEEIPETEETETNAAAKIDAIIGKDFYEVKGKKMVPLRKVSEALGYKVESTAKGAILSKGVPSYTITRGEKAYGYNKSLRQFEVAPALLEYGKTYVEYNFALELLK
- a CDS encoding DUF2812 domain-containing protein, with amino-acid sequence MKKYKVFFHDAKEEKWINDMSAKGWHLTNYNYRFYTFEKGEPDEYTYRCDLLDNFGFGKAAKEYIEFVESTGAEKVFKRLHWVYFRQHRNLGPFELYSDATSKLSYINRMLTLYGTVIFLNAISAFANGGLSFTDSGLRMNSFLSGVNSGLSAVLLIPTVGLWLRRRKLKKKLTLFEV
- a CDS encoding asparagine synthase, with product MNNIREGLIPTVLGSAVTAAGYAMKQKIGTNKMVANTIFGFGLAHIVLGAIDLVEHRK
- a CDS encoding S-layer homology domain-containing protein: MFYLCRACENARIFSKRLQGSFYPNEALTREEMSYVLTKAFTINPDNFKDYEMPFKDISSSNTYAPYIKALYYSGIAQGYLGNYSPKSSVTRAEFASFVARSKSDKYRFTTSTTSRKK
- a CDS encoding N-acetylmuramoyl-L-alanine amidase is translated as MRQKLEAAGAKVYMTRTGDTYPTLEQRVAFTKNNFGEIYVSVHVNSATSSSAKGTETYYNVSTGDQYEEDQKLAKYINSEIVTNANMTNRGVKEGPFYVIKNMIIPSVLVELGFISNTEDRQKLVNDKYVEIYAQAIYKGIVDYYAK